The Glycine max cultivar Williams 82 chromosome 12, Glycine_max_v4.0, whole genome shotgun sequence genome window below encodes:
- the LOC100800995 gene encoding pentatricopeptide repeat-containing protein At3g09040, mitochondrial: MRVAAGVKCLLRVRQWNWRVQGTKHYSSERVLQFYASFMNSGHSPDQFTFAVTLSACAKLQNLHLGRAVHSCVIKSGLESTSFCQGALIHLYAKCNSLTCARTIFASAPFPHLHTVSWTALISGYVQAGLPHEALHIFDKMRNSAVPDQVALVTVLNAYISLGKLDDACQLFQQMPIPIRNVVAWNVMISGHAKTAHYEEALAFFHQMSKHGVKSSRSTLASVLSAIASLAALNHGLLVHAHAIKQGFESSIYVASSLINMYGKCQMPDDARQVFDAISQKNMIVWNAMLGVYSQNGFLSNVMELFLDMISCGIHPDEFTYTSILSTCACFEYLEVGRQLHSAIIKKRFTSNLFVNNALIDMYAKAGALKEAGKHFEHMTYRDHISWNAIIVGYVQEEVEAGAFSLFRRMILDGIVPDEVSLASILSACGNIKVLEAGQQFHCLSVKLGLETNLFAGSSLIDMYSKCGDIKDAHKTYSSMPERSVVSVNALIAGYALKNTKESINLLHEMQILGLKPSEITFASLIDVCKGSAKVILGLQIHCAIVKRGLLCGSEFLGTSLLGMYMDSQRLADANILFSEFSSLKSIVMWTALISGHIQNECSDVALNLYREMRDNNISPDQATFVTVLQACALLSSLHDGREIHSLIFHTGFDLDELTSSALVDMYAKCGDVKSSVQVFEELATKKDVISWNSMIVGFAKNGYAKCALKVFDEMTQSCITPDDVTFLGVLTACSHAGWVYEGRQIFDVMVNYYGIEPRVDHYACMVDLLGRWGFLKEAEEFIDKLEVEPNAMIWANLLGACRIHGDEKRGQRAAKKLIELEPQSSSPYVLLSNMYAASGNWDEARSLRRTMIKKDIQKIPGCSWIVVGQETNLFVAGDISHSSYDEISKALKHLTALIKDNNRFQDIVISWVGQI, from the coding sequence ATGCGCGTGGCAGCTGGAGTGAAATGTTTGTTGAGAGTCAGACAATGGAATTGGAGAGTTCAGGGGACGAAGCATTACTCTAGCGAAAGGGTCCTTCAGTTTTATGCTTCTTTCATGAATTCAGGGCATTCCCCTGACCAATTCACTTTCGCAGTCACTTTGTCCGCTTGTGCAAAACTCCAGAATCTTCATTTGGGCAGGGCAGTTCACTCTTGTGTAATTAAGAGCGGCCTTGAATCCACCTCCTTCTGTCAAGGCGCTCTTATCCATCTCTACGCCAAATGCAACTCACTCACTTGTGCTCGCACCATATTCGCATCTGCACCATTCCCCCACCTCCACACTGTTTCTTGGACCGCTTTAATCTCTGGCTACGTTCAAGCCGGCTTGCCCCACGAGGCACTCCACATATTTGACAAAATGCGCAACAGTGCTGTTCCAGACCAAGTGGCGCTTGTCACCGTCTTAAATGCTTACATCTCTTTAGGAAAGCTGGATGATGCCTGCCAATTGTTTCAACAGATGCCCATCCCCATCCGCAATGTTGTCGCATGGAATGTCATGATTTCTGGTCATGCCAAGACAGCCCATTATGAGGAGGCTCTTGCCTTCTTTCATCAAATGAGTAAGCATGGGGTCAAATCCTCAAGATCCACACTCGCAAGTGTTTTAAGTGCAATTGCCAGCTTAGCTGCCCTCAATCATGGCTTGCTAGTTCATGCACATGCTATTAAGCAAGGTTTTGAATCCAGTATATATGTTGCAAGTTCTTTGATCAATATGTATGGTAAGTGTCAAATGCCAGATGATGCACGCCAAGTATTTGATGCTATATCTCAGAAAAATATGATTGTCTGGAATGCCATGCTTGGAGTTTATTCACAGAATGGCTTTTTAAGTAATGTCATGGAGTTGTTTTTGGATATGATATCTTGTGGCATTCACCCAGATGAATTTACCTACACTAGCATTTTGAGCACATGCGCATGCTTTGAATATCTAGAAGTTGGCCGCCAGTTGCATTCAGCTATTATCAAGAAAAGATTTACCTCCAATTTATTTGTCAACAATGCGTTGATAGATATGTATGCTAAGGCTGGGGCTTTGAAGGAAGCCGGCAAACACTTTGAGCACATGACATACCGAGATCATATTTCCTGGAATGCCATTATTGTTGGATATGTGCAAGAAGAAGTGGAAGCTGGTGCTTTTAGTTTGTTTCGGAGAATGATTTTAGATGGTATTGTACCTGACGAGGTATCTTTGGCCAGTATACTTAGTGCTTGTGGAAATATTAAGGTACTAGAAGCAGGACAGCAGTTCCATTGCCTGTCAGTTAAGTTGGGTCTTGAAACAAACCTTTTTGCTGGAAGTTCTCTTATTGACATGTATTCCAAGTGCGGGGATATCAAAGATGCACATAAAACTTATTCTAGCATGCCTGAGCGGAGTGTGGTCTCTGTGAATGCTCTGATTGCAGGATATGCtctaaaaaacacaaaagaatcTATTAATCTTCTTCATGAGATGCAGATATTGGGACTGAAGCCATCTGAGATTACATTTGCAAGCCTCATAGATGTTTGTAAGGGTTCTGCCAAGGTAATTTTAGGCTTGCAGATCCATTGTGCTATAGTGAAGAGGGGTCTTTTATGTGGTAGTGAATTCTTAGGGACCTCTTTGTTGGGCATGTATATGGACTCACAAAGGCTTGCAGATGCAAACATTCTTTTCTCGGAGTTTTCTAGCCTTAAAAGCATTGTAATGTGGACCGCTTTAATTTCAGGACATATTCAAAATGAGTGCAGTGATGTGGCCTTAAACTTGTATCGAGAAATGCGTGACAACAATATCTCACCTGACCAAGCAACATTTGTTACTGTTCTTCAAGCTTGTGCTCTCTTATCCTCGTTGCATGATGGTAGAGAGATACATTCTCTAATCTTCCATACTGGTTTTGACTTGGATGAGTTAACCAGCAGTGCCCTTGTAGACATGTATGCAAAATGTGGGGATGTAAAAAGTTCTGTTCAAGTTTTTGAAGAATTGGCTACTAAAAAGGATGTGATTTCTTGGAATTCAATGATAGTTGGATTTGCCAAAAACGGTTATGCAAAATGCGCCCTGAAGGTCTTCGATGAAATGACTCAATCATGCATTACCCCAGATGATGTCACATTTCTTGGAGTGCTTACCGCTTGTAGCCATGCAGGGTGGGTTTATGAGGGTCGTCAAATTTTTGATGTCATGGTAAATTATTATGGCATTGAGCCCCGAGTAGATCACTATGCCTGCATGGTTGATCTTCTTGGTAGGTggggttttctcaaagaagctgaAGAGTTCATTGACAAACTTGAAGTTGAACCCAATGCTATGATTTGGGCCAATTTATTGGGTGCTTGCAGAATACATGGGGATGAAAAAAGGGGACAGAGGGCAGCTAAGAAACTTATTGAACTAGAACCCCAAAGTTCTTCTCCATATGTACTGCTTTCTAATATGTATGCTGCATCAGGAAATTGGGATGAAGCTAGATCTTTGAGGAGAACAATGATAAAGAAAGATATCCAAAAGATTCCTGGGTGTAGCTGGATTGTAGTCGGGCAAGAGACAAACCTATTTGTTGCGGGTGATATATCGCATtctagttatgatgaaatttcaAAAGCATTAAAGCATCTGACAGCACTAATTAAAGACAACAACAGATTCCAGGACATTGTAATTTCCTGGGTTGGTCAAATTTAG
- the LOC100800092 gene encoding phosphatidylinositol-3-phosphatase SAC1 isoform X1 has translation MVKSGNRNMESTAKVHPSNDPELDPDSYALEKFRLYETRARFYLIGSDRNKRFFRVLKIDRSEASDLNISQDPVLYSPQEIKSLLQRIAEGNRATGGLTFVAKVFGIAGCIKFLESYYLILVTKRRQIGSICGHAIYSIKESQLIAIPHVSIQSDLAHSKTELRYKKLLSSVDLTNDFFFSYTYPIMQSLQKNVSSSSSQEGGMPYDNIFVWNAYLTQAIRSRCNNTIWTIALVHGHFRQIRLSIFGRDFSVSLISRRSRHFAGTREGLKEEEQQTRYLKRGVNDRGRVANDVETEQIVLDEESGSCKGKMSSVVQMRGSIPLFWSQEASRFSPKPDIILQRYDPTYQATKLHFEDLAKRYGNPIIVLNLIKTVEKRPREMMLRREFANAVGYLNQILPVENHLRFIHWDFHKFAKSKSANVLAVLGAVASEALDLTGFYYSGKPSIIKRANKSNQTSTGRDTSLRDLRASSVDLVRIGNSNEMLNSVVNQDKETDMNHKNKKDNFGSDAPHFQSGVLRTNCIDCLDRTNVAQYAYGLQALGRQLHAMGLTDVPKVDPDSSIAAALMDMYQSMGDALAQQYGGSAAHNTVFPERQGKWKATTQSREFLKSIKRYYSNAYTDGEKQDAINLFLGYFQPQEGKPALWELDSDYYLHVSGIGDDLIPEKCSEPNLSSSGRGGMIFTPIPACREDFSRIKLTSFDKLIEKTCSTIKNVRLCREPDQRPGGVSGNSGVAPDAAEIQLKSPNWLFGQRKYEEGSSAAKVASCESDVEGSHANGFCDLNWLSSGNAMNEEDVFQRYLTMTSANEANGWYGGSLLGDQDENSEIYEHYAELCQGPALELFQNDPDREQHYADALSTSSYEIVNDAAVAAEMEATLKEYDQVGADLGIIPKSCKFFADDPSWLTRWLTGDEKVPRI, from the exons ATGGTGAAATCCGGGAATAGGAATATGGAATCAACCGCAAAAGTTCACCCTTCCAATGATCCTGAACTCGATCCCGACTCTTACGCCCTCGAGAAGTTCAGACTATACGAAACCAGAGCG AGGTTTTACCTGATCGGTAGTGATCGGAACAAGAGGTTCTTCCGGGTGTTGAAAATCGATCGGTCAGAGGCGTCTGATCTGAATATCAGCCAAGACCCCGTGCTGTATTCTCCCCAGGAAATCAAGAGCTTGCTTCAGCGGATTGCTGAAGGTAACAGGGCCACTGGCGGCCTCACTTTTGTCGCTAAGGTTTTCGGGATTGCCG GCTGCATCAAGTTTCTCGAGTCCTACTATTTGATTCTCGTTACCAAGCGCAGACAAATTGGTTCTATTTGTGGCCATGCAATCTATAGCATCAAGGAGAGCCAATTGATAGCGATTCCGCATGTTTCAATTCAATCTGATTTAGCCCACTCTAAGACTGAGCTCAG GTACAAAAAGCTTTTGTCTAGTGTCGATTTGACCAACGATTTTTTCTTTAGTTACACTTACCCTATAATGCAAAGTTTGCAAAAGAACGTCTCCTCCAGCTCCAGTCAAGAGGGAGGGATGCcatatgataatatatttgtttGGAATGCCTATTTGACACAAGCAATCAGATCAAGATGCAATAACACCATTTGGACCATAGCTTTAGTTCATGGTCATTTTAGGCAG ATTCGTCTATCAATTTTTGGGAGGGACTTCAGTGTTTCCTTGATTTCTAGACGATCAAGACATTTTGCAGGGACGCG GGAAGGATTGAAGGAGGAGGAGCAACAAACCAG GTACTTGAAAAGGGGTGTGAATGATCGGGGGAGGGTTGCTAATGATGTTGAGACAGAGCAGATTGTCCTTGATGAAGAATCAGGCTCTTGCAAGGGAAAGATGAGTTCAGTTGTGCAAATGCGTGGATCAATACCACTTTTCTGGTCACAAGAAGCATCAAGATTTAGCCCCAAGCCTGATATAATTT TGCAGAGGTATGATCCAACATACCAAGCAACAAAATTGCATTTTGAAGACCTAGCTAAGAGATATGGCAATCCAATTATTGTTCTGAATTTGATTAAG ACAGTTGAGAAGCGGCCTCGAGAAATGATGTTGAGGCGTGAATTTGCAAATGCTGTTGGGTATCTGAACCAAATTCTACCAGTGGAGAACCATCTTAGATTTATTCACTGGGATTTTCACAAGTTTGCAAAGAG CAAGTCTGCCAATGTTTTGGCAGTTTTAGGAGCTGTAGCAAGTGAAGCGCTTGATTTAACTGGTTTTTACTACAGTGGTAAACCCAGCATCATTAAGAGAGCCAACAAGAGCAATCAAACAAGCACAGGGAG gGATACTTCACTGAGAGATCTGAGAGCTAGTTCTGTGGATCTTGTGAGGATTGGGAACAGTAATGAAATGCTAAATTCTGTGGTTAATCAAGACAAAGAGACTGACATGAAccataagaataaaaaagataattttggtAGTGATGCACCACATTTTCAGAGTGGAGTTCTCCGTACTAACTGCATTGACTGCTTGGACCGTACAAATGTTGCCCAGTATGCATATGGTCTTCAAGCTTTAGGACGCCAGCTCCATGCAATGGGTTTGACTGATGTTCCAAAAGTGGATCCTGATAGTAGTATTGCTGCAGCTCTAATGGATATGTATCAAAGTATGGGAGATGCTCTTGCCCAGCAATACGGTGGCTCTGCTGCTCACAATACT GTGTTTCCAGAGAGGCAGGGAAAGTGGAAAGCAACAACACAATCAAGAGAATTTTTAAAATCCATAAAACGATACTATAGCAATGCTTACACAGATGGTGAAAAACAAGATGCAATAAACTT GTTTTTAGGTTACTTCCAACCACAGGAAGGGAAACCTGCGCTCTGGGAGCTGGATTCAGATTATTATCTCCATGTATCTGGGATTGGGGATGATCTAATTCCTGAGAAGTG TTCTGAACCAAATCTCAGTTCTTCTGGAAGAGGTGGAATGATATTCACGCCTATACCAGCTTGCAGAGAAGACTTCTCTCGCATAAAGTTGACATCATTTGACAAGTTAATTGAAAAGACCTGTAGTACAATTAAAAATGTAAGACTATGCCGTGAGCCGGATCAGAGACCAGGTGGGGTTTCTGGAAACAGTGGTGTAGCACCTGATGCAGC TGAGATACAGCTCAAAAGCCCAAATTGGCTTTTCGGCCAGAGAAAGTATGAAGAGGGTTCCTCTGCTGCAAAAGTTGCTTCTTGTGAATCTGACGTTGAAGGATCTCATGCTAATGGCTTTTGTGACTTGAATTGGCTTTCCTCTGGCAATGCTATGAATGAAGAAGATGTTTTCCAAAG GTACCTTACAATGACCTCAGCAAATGAGGCCAACGGTTGGTATGGAGGTAGTCTCCTTGGTGATCAAGATGAAAACAGTGAGATATATGAACATTATGCAGAGTTATGTCAG GGACCTGCCTTGGAACTTTTCCAAAATGACCCTGATAGGGAGCAACACTATGCAGATGCTTTAAGCACGAGTTCATATGAAATTGTTAATGATGCTGCCGTTGCAGCAGAAATGGAAGCAACTCTAAAGGAGTATGACCAAGTTGGTGCTGACCTTGGGATCATTCCCAAATCTTGTAAATTCTTTGCTGATGATCCGAGCTGGCTGACGAGATGGTTAACTGGGGACGAAAAAGTACCAAGGATATGA
- the LOC100800092 gene encoding phosphatidylinositol-3-phosphatase SAC1 isoform X2, with protein sequence MVKSGNRNMESTAKVHPSNDPELDPDSYALEKFRLYETRARFYLIGSDRNKRFFRVLKIDRSEASDLNISQDPVLYSPQEIKSLLQRIAEGNRATGGLTFVAKVFGIAGCIKFLESYYLILVTKRRQIGSICGHAIYSIKESQLIAIPHVSIQSDLAHSKTELRYKKLLSSVDLTNDFFFSYTYPIMQSLQKNVSSSSSQEGGMPYDNIFVWNAYLTQAIRSRCNNTIWTIALVHGHFRQIRLSIFGRDFSVSLISRRSRHFAGTRYLKRGVNDRGRVANDVETEQIVLDEESGSCKGKMSSVVQMRGSIPLFWSQEASRFSPKPDIILQRYDPTYQATKLHFEDLAKRYGNPIIVLNLIKTVEKRPREMMLRREFANAVGYLNQILPVENHLRFIHWDFHKFAKSKSANVLAVLGAVASEALDLTGFYYSGKPSIIKRANKSNQTSTGRDTSLRDLRASSVDLVRIGNSNEMLNSVVNQDKETDMNHKNKKDNFGSDAPHFQSGVLRTNCIDCLDRTNVAQYAYGLQALGRQLHAMGLTDVPKVDPDSSIAAALMDMYQSMGDALAQQYGGSAAHNTVFPERQGKWKATTQSREFLKSIKRYYSNAYTDGEKQDAINLFLGYFQPQEGKPALWELDSDYYLHVSGIGDDLIPEKCSEPNLSSSGRGGMIFTPIPACREDFSRIKLTSFDKLIEKTCSTIKNVRLCREPDQRPGGVSGNSGVAPDAAEIQLKSPNWLFGQRKYEEGSSAAKVASCESDVEGSHANGFCDLNWLSSGNAMNEEDVFQRYLTMTSANEANGWYGGSLLGDQDENSEIYEHYAELCQGPALELFQNDPDREQHYADALSTSSYEIVNDAAVAAEMEATLKEYDQVGADLGIIPKSCKFFADDPSWLTRWLTGDEKVPRI encoded by the exons ATGGTGAAATCCGGGAATAGGAATATGGAATCAACCGCAAAAGTTCACCCTTCCAATGATCCTGAACTCGATCCCGACTCTTACGCCCTCGAGAAGTTCAGACTATACGAAACCAGAGCG AGGTTTTACCTGATCGGTAGTGATCGGAACAAGAGGTTCTTCCGGGTGTTGAAAATCGATCGGTCAGAGGCGTCTGATCTGAATATCAGCCAAGACCCCGTGCTGTATTCTCCCCAGGAAATCAAGAGCTTGCTTCAGCGGATTGCTGAAGGTAACAGGGCCACTGGCGGCCTCACTTTTGTCGCTAAGGTTTTCGGGATTGCCG GCTGCATCAAGTTTCTCGAGTCCTACTATTTGATTCTCGTTACCAAGCGCAGACAAATTGGTTCTATTTGTGGCCATGCAATCTATAGCATCAAGGAGAGCCAATTGATAGCGATTCCGCATGTTTCAATTCAATCTGATTTAGCCCACTCTAAGACTGAGCTCAG GTACAAAAAGCTTTTGTCTAGTGTCGATTTGACCAACGATTTTTTCTTTAGTTACACTTACCCTATAATGCAAAGTTTGCAAAAGAACGTCTCCTCCAGCTCCAGTCAAGAGGGAGGGATGCcatatgataatatatttgtttGGAATGCCTATTTGACACAAGCAATCAGATCAAGATGCAATAACACCATTTGGACCATAGCTTTAGTTCATGGTCATTTTAGGCAG ATTCGTCTATCAATTTTTGGGAGGGACTTCAGTGTTTCCTTGATTTCTAGACGATCAAGACATTTTGCAGGGACGCG GTACTTGAAAAGGGGTGTGAATGATCGGGGGAGGGTTGCTAATGATGTTGAGACAGAGCAGATTGTCCTTGATGAAGAATCAGGCTCTTGCAAGGGAAAGATGAGTTCAGTTGTGCAAATGCGTGGATCAATACCACTTTTCTGGTCACAAGAAGCATCAAGATTTAGCCCCAAGCCTGATATAATTT TGCAGAGGTATGATCCAACATACCAAGCAACAAAATTGCATTTTGAAGACCTAGCTAAGAGATATGGCAATCCAATTATTGTTCTGAATTTGATTAAG ACAGTTGAGAAGCGGCCTCGAGAAATGATGTTGAGGCGTGAATTTGCAAATGCTGTTGGGTATCTGAACCAAATTCTACCAGTGGAGAACCATCTTAGATTTATTCACTGGGATTTTCACAAGTTTGCAAAGAG CAAGTCTGCCAATGTTTTGGCAGTTTTAGGAGCTGTAGCAAGTGAAGCGCTTGATTTAACTGGTTTTTACTACAGTGGTAAACCCAGCATCATTAAGAGAGCCAACAAGAGCAATCAAACAAGCACAGGGAG gGATACTTCACTGAGAGATCTGAGAGCTAGTTCTGTGGATCTTGTGAGGATTGGGAACAGTAATGAAATGCTAAATTCTGTGGTTAATCAAGACAAAGAGACTGACATGAAccataagaataaaaaagataattttggtAGTGATGCACCACATTTTCAGAGTGGAGTTCTCCGTACTAACTGCATTGACTGCTTGGACCGTACAAATGTTGCCCAGTATGCATATGGTCTTCAAGCTTTAGGACGCCAGCTCCATGCAATGGGTTTGACTGATGTTCCAAAAGTGGATCCTGATAGTAGTATTGCTGCAGCTCTAATGGATATGTATCAAAGTATGGGAGATGCTCTTGCCCAGCAATACGGTGGCTCTGCTGCTCACAATACT GTGTTTCCAGAGAGGCAGGGAAAGTGGAAAGCAACAACACAATCAAGAGAATTTTTAAAATCCATAAAACGATACTATAGCAATGCTTACACAGATGGTGAAAAACAAGATGCAATAAACTT GTTTTTAGGTTACTTCCAACCACAGGAAGGGAAACCTGCGCTCTGGGAGCTGGATTCAGATTATTATCTCCATGTATCTGGGATTGGGGATGATCTAATTCCTGAGAAGTG TTCTGAACCAAATCTCAGTTCTTCTGGAAGAGGTGGAATGATATTCACGCCTATACCAGCTTGCAGAGAAGACTTCTCTCGCATAAAGTTGACATCATTTGACAAGTTAATTGAAAAGACCTGTAGTACAATTAAAAATGTAAGACTATGCCGTGAGCCGGATCAGAGACCAGGTGGGGTTTCTGGAAACAGTGGTGTAGCACCTGATGCAGC TGAGATACAGCTCAAAAGCCCAAATTGGCTTTTCGGCCAGAGAAAGTATGAAGAGGGTTCCTCTGCTGCAAAAGTTGCTTCTTGTGAATCTGACGTTGAAGGATCTCATGCTAATGGCTTTTGTGACTTGAATTGGCTTTCCTCTGGCAATGCTATGAATGAAGAAGATGTTTTCCAAAG GTACCTTACAATGACCTCAGCAAATGAGGCCAACGGTTGGTATGGAGGTAGTCTCCTTGGTGATCAAGATGAAAACAGTGAGATATATGAACATTATGCAGAGTTATGTCAG GGACCTGCCTTGGAACTTTTCCAAAATGACCCTGATAGGGAGCAACACTATGCAGATGCTTTAAGCACGAGTTCATATGAAATTGTTAATGATGCTGCCGTTGCAGCAGAAATGGAAGCAACTCTAAAGGAGTATGACCAAGTTGGTGCTGACCTTGGGATCATTCCCAAATCTTGTAAATTCTTTGCTGATGATCCGAGCTGGCTGACGAGATGGTTAACTGGGGACGAAAAAGTACCAAGGATATGA
- the LOC100819309 gene encoding NAD(P)H-quinone oxidoreductase subunit T, chloroplastic, translated as MVEETQMKGIVVLPLCSPMAAPLQVVLYGNQPHPEAKFLFLRSTGRCTNFQVHSSRRAPPGVDTRIHWENEDEGWIGGTNTKHQQTHKPNNMLQADDFPDLLSASLGSHYEFLGVSPDADLEEIKVAYRKLSKEYHPDTTSLPLKTASEKFMKLREVYNVLSNEESRKFYDWTLAQEVASRHAEKMKMKLEDPREQQLKNWEPVPDMVDRLGGRNMKLSDQAVSAITIDLFIIVFAICCIIYVIFFKEPYYY; from the exons ATGGTGGAAGAGACACAAATGAAAGGTATTGTGGTATTACCGCTCTGTTCTCCCATGGCAGCTCCTCTGCAGGTTGTATTATACGGAAATCAGCCTCACCCAGAAGccaagtttttgtttttgaggAGTACTGGTCGTTGCACTAATTTTCAGGTTCACTCCTCTCGCAGAGCACCCCCTGGTGTTGACACCAGAATCCATTGGGAAAACGAAGATGAAGGTTGGATCGGAGGTACCAATACCAAACACCAACAAACCCACAAACCCAATAACATGTTACAGGCTGATGACTTTCCAGATCTCCTCTCTGCTTCTTTAGGTTCTCATTACGA ATTCTTAGGCGTATCACCAGATGCGGATTTAGAAGAAATTAAAGTTGCTTATCGGAAACTGTCAAAGGAGTATCATCCCGACACAACTTCCCTCCCTCTCAAAACTGCCTCAGAAAAGTTCATGAAATTAAGAGAGGTTTACAACGTTCTTAGCAATGAAGAGAGTCGGAAATTCTATGACTGGACCCTTGCTCAAGAGGTTGCAAGCCGCCACGCAGagaagatgaaaatgaaattagagGATCCTCGCGAGCAACAACTCAAGAACTGGGAACCTGTTCCAGACATGGTTGACCGCCTTGGTGGAAGGAATATGAAGCTTAGTGATCAGGCAGTTTCTGCCATCACTATTGATCTTTTCATCATTGTTTTTGCCATATGTTGTATcatatatgtaattttctttaaagaacCCTATTACTACTAA